From the genome of Eublepharis macularius isolate TG4126 chromosome 12, MPM_Emac_v1.0, whole genome shotgun sequence, one region includes:
- the MPV17L gene encoding mpv17-like protein produces MALLGRLARRAPWPCNVLLYGALFAAGDAAQQRLRGGPADWGQTRRVALVALAFHGNFSYAWLRALERLLPGRAPPAVLAKVLCDQLVGAPVAVLAFYTGMSILQGKEDIFLDCRQKFWNTYKTGLMYWPFVQLSNFSLIPVYLRTAYTGLCGFIWATFLCFSQQSGDGTAKSAFRLLWEGKDNTDEKAPEK; encoded by the exons ATGGCGCTGCTGGGGCGGCTTGCGCGCCGCGCGCCCTGGCCCTGCAACGTGCTGCTCTACGGGGCGCTCTTCGCGGCGGGCGACGCGGCGCAGCAGCGGCTGCGGGGCGGCCCGGCCGACTGGGGCCAGACGCGGCGGGTGGCGCTGGTGGCGCTGGCCTTCCACGGCAACTTCAGCTACGCCTGGCTGCGCGCGCTCGAGCGCCTCCTGCCCGGCCGCGCGCCGCCCGCCGTCCTGGCCAAGGTGCTGTGCGACCAGCTGGTGGGCGCGCCCGTGGCCGTGCTGGCCTTCTACACCG GCATGAGCATACTTCAGGGGAAGGAAGACATTTTCTTAGACTGCAGACAGAAATTTTGGAATACATATAAG aCCGGGCTGATGTACTGGCCTTTTGTGCAG CTTTCCAACTTCAGCTTGATCCCTGTTTACTTGAGGACGGCATATACCGGCTTGTGTGGTTTTATCTGGGCGACATTCCTTTGCTTTTCGCAACAAAGTGGGGACGGCACCGCAAAATCTGCTTTTAGGTTGCTCTGGGAAGGGAAAGACAATACGGATGAGAAAGCACCGGAGAAATGA